CCCGGCTTCCCGGCGGCCTGGCGTACGGAGTCCAGGGCGCCGGCCTTCCGCGCCGCCCAGGACGCCGAACGCGACCGGGTCTACTTCGACCCCGCGGTACGCCGGGGCCGCGCCGACGGTCTGGGCGCGCTCGGCCAGTTCGCCTACTACGACGCCCTGGTCTTCCACGGCCCCGGCACCGGCCCGACCAGCTTCGACGGCATCCGGGCCCGGGCGATGCAACAGGCCCGCACACCCGCACAGGGCGGCGACGAGCGCACGTACCTCGACGTCTTCCTCGACGTCCGCCGCCGCGCCATGCTGACCCGGCACCCCGGCGTCGACACCTCCCGCGTCGACACCGCCCAGCGCCGCTTCCTGCACGACGGCAACCTCGGCCTGCGCACCCCGCTGCGCTGGCAGATGTACGGGGAGACGTACGAGGTGCCGTAGGCACGGCGGACATGCCGCGGCGCCTGCCGGTCCGGTCGGGGACGAGGCAGGCGCCGCGTAGTGTTCCGCACGCCTTTGTGCGGGACGTCTTGGTGAGGGGTTCTCCCTCGGGCCGTCAGACCATCAGGGAGCGGTCCGTCGGGCGGATCGGGGCCGGGAGTTCGCTGGCGCCGGTCAGGAAGCGGTCGACGCCGCGGGCGGCCGAGCGGCCCTCCGCGATCGCCCACACGATCAGGGACTGGCCGCGGCCGGCGTCGCCGGCGACGTACACGCCGGGGACGTTGGTCTGGAAGTCGGCGTCGCGGGCGACGTTGCCGCGCTCGTCGAGGTCCAGGCCGAACTGCGAGACGAGGCCGTTGTCCTGGTCGGTGCCCGTGAAGCCCATCGCCAGCGTGACCAGCTGGGCGGGGATCTTGCGCTCCGTGCCCGGCTTCGGGGTCAGGCGGCCGTCGATGAACTCGACCTCGCTGAGGTGCAGCCACTGGACGTTGCCGTCCTCGTCGCCCTCGAAGTGGGTGGTGGAGACGGAGTAGACCCGCTCGCCGCCCTCCTCGTGCGCGCTGGTGACCTTGTAGAGCATCGGGAAGGTCGGCCAGGGCTGACCCGGGTTCCGCTCCTCGCCGGGCCTCGGCATGATCTCCAGCTGGGTGACGGAGGCCGCGCCCTGACGGTGGGCGGTGCCCACGCAGTCCGCGCCGGTGTCGCCGCCGCCGATGACCACGACGTGCTTGCCCTCGGCCGAGATCGGGGGCGCCACGAAGTCGCCCTCCTGGACCTTGTTGGCCAGCGGCAGGTACTCCATCGCCTGGTGGACGCCCTTGAGCTCACGACCGGGGACCGGGAGGTCACGGGCGGTGGTGGCGCCGGCGGCGATGACGATCGCGTCGTAGCGCTTCTTCAGGTCGGTCGCCTTGAGGTCGCGGCCGATCTCGATGCCCGTACGGAAGCGGGTGCCCTCCGCGCGCATCTGCTCGATACGGCGGTTGATGTGCCGCTTCTCCATCTTGAACTCGGGGATGCCGTAGCGGAGGAGGCCTCCGATGCGGTCCGCGCGCTCGTAGACGGCGACGGTGTGGCCGGCCCGGGTGAGCTGCTGGGCGGCGGCCAGGCCCGCCGGGCCCGAGCCGATGACCGCGACGGTCTTGCCGGACAGGCGCTCCGGGGCCTGCGGGGCGACGTCGCCGGTCTCCCACGCCTTGTCGATGATCGAGACCTCGACGTTCTTGATGGTGACGGCCGGCTGGTTGATGCCCAGCACACACGCCGACTCGCACGGAGCGGGGCACAGGCGGCCCGTGAACTCCGGGAAGTTGTTCGTGGCGTGCAGGCGCTCGGAGGCCGCCGTCCAGTCCTCGCGGTAGGCGAAGTCGTTCCACTCGGGGATCAGGTTCCCCAGCGGACAGCCGTTGTGACAGAACGGGATGCCGCAGTCCATGCACCGGCCGGCCTGCTTGCTGATGATCGGCAGCAGCGAGCCCGGGACGTAGACCTCGTTCCAGTCCTTCAGACGCACGTCGACGGGACGGGACTTGGCGACCTCGCGCCCGTGGTTCAGAAAGCCCTTCGGGTCAGCCATTGATCGCCGCCTCCATCATCTTCTCGGTGATCTCGGACTCGGAGAGTCCCGCCTGCTCGGCGGCGTCCTTGGCGGCGAGCACTGCCTTGTACGTGCTGGGGATGATCTTGCTGAAGCGCTCCACGGAGACGTCCCAGTCGGCGAGCAGCTTCTCGGCGACCGTCGAGGCGGTCTCCTCGGCGTGGCGGCGCACCACGTCGTGCAGCCACTGCTTGTCCGTGTCGTCGAGGGCCTCGATCGCGTCGAGGTTGCCGACGTTGACGTTGTCGCGGTCGAGGTCGATGACGTACGCGATGCCGCCGGACATGCCGGCCGCGAAGTTGCGGCCCGTCTCGCCGAGGACCACCGCGTGACCGCCGGTCATGTACTCGCAGCCGTGGTCGCCCACGCCCTCGGAGACGACCGTCGCGCCGGAGTTGCGGACGCAGAACCGCTCGCCGGTGCGGCCGCGCAGGAACAGCTCGCCGCCGGTCGCGCCGTAGGCGATGGTGTTGCCCGCGATCGTGGAGAACTCGGCGAGGTGGTCGGCGCCCCGGTCGGGGCGGACGACGACCCGGCCGCCGGAGAGGCCCTTGCCGACGTAGTCGTTGGCGTCGCCCTCCAGGCGCAGCGTGACGCCGCGCGGCAGGAAGGCGCCGAAGGACTGGCCGGCGGAGCCCGTGAAGGTGATGTCGATGGTGTTCTCGGGCAGGCCCGCACCGCCGAACTTCTTCGTCACCTCGTGGCCGAGCATGGTGCCGACCGTGCGGTTGATGTTGCGGATGGAGACCTGGGCGCGCACCGGCTGGGCGTCGGTCGCGGAGTCCGCGGCGAGCGCGTCGGCGGCGAGCTTGATCAGCTCGTTGTCTAGCGCCTTCTGCAGGCCGTGGTCCTGTGCGACGACCTGGTGCAGGGCGGCGCCCTCGGGCAGCTCGGGCACGTAGAACAGCGGGGCCAGGTCCAGGCCCTGGGCCTTCCAGTGGTCGACGGCGCGCTCGACGTCGAGGACCTCGGCGTGGCCGACGGCCTCCTCGATCGAGCGGAAGCCGAGCTCGGCCAGCAGCTCGCGGACTTCTTCGGCGATGAACTTGAAGAAGTTCACGACGTACTCGGCCTTGCCGGAGAAGCGGTCGCGCAGCACCGGGTTCTGGGTGGCGATGCCCACGGGGCAGGTGTCCAGGTG
This window of the Streptomyces sp. NBC_01275 genome carries:
- a CDS encoding chitosanase, coding for MNRAAALVCAAVASTVYLLAPAQPAPSVQATPPGLAAPAQKELAQQIVASAENGTLNWRSAYGYVEDIGDGQGYTAGLIGFCTGTHDLLALVERYTRAHPDNALAPYLPALRRVDGTASHAGLDPGFPAAWRTESRAPAFRAAQDAERDRVYFDPAVRRGRADGLGALGQFAYYDALVFHGPGTGPTSFDGIRARAMQQARTPAQGGDERTYLDVFLDVRRRAMLTRHPGVDTSRVDTAQRRFLHDGNLGLRTPLRWQMYGETYEVP
- a CDS encoding glutamate synthase subunit beta, whose protein sequence is MADPKGFLNHGREVAKSRPVDVRLKDWNEVYVPGSLLPIISKQAGRCMDCGIPFCHNGCPLGNLIPEWNDFAYREDWTAASERLHATNNFPEFTGRLCPAPCESACVLGINQPAVTIKNVEVSIIDKAWETGDVAPQAPERLSGKTVAVIGSGPAGLAAAQQLTRAGHTVAVYERADRIGGLLRYGIPEFKMEKRHINRRIEQMRAEGTRFRTGIEIGRDLKATDLKKRYDAIVIAAGATTARDLPVPGRELKGVHQAMEYLPLANKVQEGDFVAPPISAEGKHVVVIGGGDTGADCVGTAHRQGAASVTQLEIMPRPGEERNPGQPWPTFPMLYKVTSAHEEGGERVYSVSTTHFEGDEDGNVQWLHLSEVEFIDGRLTPKPGTERKIPAQLVTLAMGFTGTDQDNGLVSQFGLDLDERGNVARDADFQTNVPGVYVAGDAGRGQSLIVWAIAEGRSAARGVDRFLTGASELPAPIRPTDRSLMV